In the Kribbella sp. NBC_00482 genome, one interval contains:
- a CDS encoding NADPH-dependent FMN reductase: MRLAVIIGSTRRGRFGPTVAHWLAEQAAKQFEVDLVDLAVADLPATLPDADDETPQEVAVLSDRLAAADAFAVVTPEINCSFPATLKTALDWYYEEWHAKPVAIVSYGRESGGCHATAQLRQVFTELQAVTIRNTVALPCYWEQFTADGGWPRPSAGYEANAKLMLDQLVWWAEALQDARNRRPYQP; the protein is encoded by the coding sequence ATGCGACTGGCAGTGATCATCGGCAGCACCCGGCGCGGCCGGTTCGGACCGACCGTGGCGCACTGGCTCGCAGAGCAGGCAGCCAAGCAGTTCGAGGTCGACCTGGTCGACCTGGCGGTTGCGGACCTGCCGGCCACGCTGCCCGACGCGGACGACGAGACACCGCAGGAGGTCGCCGTACTGAGCGACAGACTGGCAGCCGCGGATGCGTTCGCTGTCGTCACGCCGGAGATCAACTGCAGCTTTCCGGCCACGCTGAAGACCGCGCTGGACTGGTACTACGAGGAGTGGCACGCCAAGCCGGTAGCGATCGTCAGCTACGGCCGGGAGAGCGGCGGCTGCCACGCCACCGCACAACTGCGGCAGGTCTTCACAGAACTCCAGGCGGTCACCATTCGCAACACTGTCGCACTGCCCTGCTACTGGGAGCAGTTCACCGCCGACGGCGGCTGGCCACGGCCTTCCGCCGGCTACGAGGCAAACGCCAAACTCATGCTCGACCAGCTCGTCTGGTGGGCCGAAGCACTACAGGACGCCCGCAACCGGCGTCCGTACCAACCCTGA
- a CDS encoding dihydrofolate reductase family protein, producing MRKLIESTFVTLNGVIDEPQNWSPPYWDDEHMAYNQSLMEGVEGQVLGRLTYEGFADAWLSRAGDPVADTFNAMPKWVASRTVTEWKWNAQPLEGDVADAVRKLKESDGGDLIKYGTGEFSKALLENKLVDEYHFWIFPVVAEGATMFQGSGIDITHLELLGTTTFKSGIVVHKLAPKS from the coding sequence ATGAGGAAGCTGATCGAATCCACGTTCGTCACCCTGAACGGCGTCATCGACGAGCCGCAGAACTGGAGCCCGCCGTACTGGGACGACGAGCACATGGCCTACAACCAGTCGCTGATGGAGGGCGTCGAGGGACAGGTGCTCGGCCGCCTCACCTACGAGGGCTTCGCGGACGCCTGGCTGTCACGGGCCGGCGACCCGGTCGCCGACACCTTCAACGCGATGCCGAAATGGGTCGCCTCCCGCACGGTCACCGAGTGGAAGTGGAACGCGCAGCCGCTCGAGGGCGACGTGGCCGACGCCGTCCGCAAGCTCAAGGAGTCCGACGGCGGCGACCTGATCAAGTACGGCACCGGGGAGTTCTCGAAGGCGTTGCTGGAGAACAAGCTCGTCGACGAGTACCACTTCTGGATCTTCCCGGTGGTCGCCGAGGGCGCAACGATGTTCCAGGGCAGCGGCATCGACATCACGCACCTCGAGCTGCTCGGTACGACGACCTTCAAGTCCGGCATCGTCGTCCACAAGCTCGCACCGAAGTCCTGA
- a CDS encoding maleylpyruvate isomerase family mycothiol-dependent enzyme encodes MTELNAEHARRAIVEHTRQLAESAAAAGPDAAVPTAPKWTVADLVEHVGQTHHWVAEIIERRITDPTQLPTEMAVLPADPGEWETWLSEAAQRVADAFSDDAFDAPVFNAAGDERSGAQFWMTSSLNESVVHGVDAANAANRPAEIEADVAAALISNHLKMLTSPTWEMQRAESAQAIRGTGQTLQWLATDTGAWFIERRPEGATWRPETQQADVTVSGPAQSLLLTLTRRRSLADREATGITVTGDIDLAKHWLDNTGHDAG; translated from the coding sequence ATGACCGAGCTGAACGCGGAACATGCCCGGCGAGCGATCGTCGAACACACCCGACAACTGGCGGAGTCGGCCGCCGCTGCCGGCCCTGACGCCGCCGTGCCGACAGCCCCGAAGTGGACCGTCGCCGACCTTGTCGAGCACGTGGGCCAGACCCATCACTGGGTCGCGGAGATCATCGAGCGGCGTATCACCGACCCGACACAGCTGCCGACGGAGATGGCCGTACTCCCCGCCGACCCCGGCGAGTGGGAGACGTGGCTGTCGGAGGCCGCGCAGCGAGTCGCGGATGCGTTCTCCGACGACGCATTCGACGCGCCGGTGTTCAACGCCGCGGGCGACGAGCGCTCCGGGGCGCAGTTCTGGATGACCAGCTCCCTCAACGAGTCGGTCGTCCACGGCGTCGACGCAGCCAATGCCGCGAACCGGCCGGCCGAGATCGAGGCCGACGTCGCCGCCGCGCTCATCAGCAACCACCTCAAGATGCTCACCTCCCCCACGTGGGAGATGCAACGGGCCGAGTCCGCCCAGGCCATCCGCGGCACCGGGCAGACCCTCCAGTGGCTCGCCACCGACACGGGTGCTTGGTTCATCGAACGGCGCCCTGAAGGGGCGACGTGGCGGCCCGAAACCCAGCAGGCCGATGTGACGGTGAGCGGACCGGCGCAGTCGTTGCTGCTGACCTTGACCCGCCGACGTTCGCTCGCCGACCGCGAGGCGACCGGCATCACTGTCACCGGCGACATCGACCTCGCCAAGCACTGGCTCGACAACACCGGCCACGACGCCGGCTGA